From one Malus sylvestris chromosome 1, drMalSylv7.2, whole genome shotgun sequence genomic stretch:
- the LOC126629228 gene encoding uncharacterized protein LOC126629228 yields the protein MGIIKSSFSFLVGTVAGIYIAQNYDVPNIKKLGDTAVFIAKQYEEKYRKPKKRDDD from the coding sequence ATGGGGATAATCAAGAGCAGCTTCTCCTTCCTAGTGGGCACGGTCGCCGGGATCTACATAGCCCAAAACTACGACGTTCCGAACATCAAGAAGCTCGGCGACACTGCCGTCTTCATCGCCAAGCAATACGAGGAGAAGTACCGCAAGCCCAAAAAGCGAGACGACGACTAG